A genomic region of Alistipes megaguti contains the following coding sequences:
- a CDS encoding ABC transporter ATP-binding protein — translation MEKSKKKKGLSRLFEIAGQRKGLLILAGLLSAGSAVCMLVPYWAVYEILKELLSNGSNLSALDGTDMMRWGWIAFGGLVGGLILLYAALMSSHVAAFRILYGLRVRLSEHIGKLPLGYLNNTSTGAIKKTMDQNIEKIEGFIAHTIPDLVNVMATVVVMLVIFFSLDVWLTVVCLVVVVLSLFLQFSNFMGKRAREFMGIYYDAQEKMSASAVQYVRGMPVVKIFGQSVRSFRQFNAEIQAYKTFALKCCDTYQNGMIAFTVLLNSMVTFILPMGILLLQASPQSLSLAVVWLFFIIMGPGMASPVYKLTFLGGNTRDINEGVNRIDRILEKKPVPEPEHPQVPAAYDVEFRHVSFFYENTEQGTRTEALRDVSFKAPQGKITALVGPSGSGKSTVANLIPRFWDVEQGEICIGGIDIRQIDTAKLMDMVSFVFQDTFLFYDTLYENIAVGSPDATKEKVIAAAKAAQCHDFIERLPQGYETRIGDKGVFLSGGEAQRICVARAILKNAPILVLDEATAFADPENEHKMQMALQSLIKDKTVIVIAHRLSSIISAHQIVVMKEGRIVQCGKHEQLSVTEGVYKNMWDAYTSAYHWTLNKN, via the coding sequence ATGGAAAAATCAAAAAAGAAAAAAGGTTTGTCCCGTCTGTTCGAGATAGCGGGACAAAGGAAAGGTCTGCTTATATTAGCAGGTCTGCTGTCGGCTGGCAGCGCGGTGTGTATGCTTGTGCCTTATTGGGCAGTTTATGAAATTTTGAAAGAGTTGCTGTCGAATGGCTCCAATCTTTCCGCTTTGGACGGAACGGACATGATGCGTTGGGGATGGATTGCATTTGGAGGGCTTGTTGGCGGATTGATATTGCTCTATGCCGCCCTGATGTCCTCACATGTGGCTGCATTCCGTATCTTGTATGGGTTGCGTGTCCGTCTGTCTGAACATATCGGCAAACTGCCTTTGGGATATTTGAACAATACCTCTACGGGAGCCATCAAGAAAACAATGGACCAGAATATCGAGAAAATAGAGGGCTTCATCGCCCATACCATTCCGGATTTGGTCAATGTAATGGCAACGGTAGTGGTAATGCTGGTCATCTTTTTCTCGCTGGATGTGTGGCTGACAGTCGTGTGCCTGGTCGTTGTGGTGCTTAGCTTATTCCTGCAATTTTCCAATTTCATGGGAAAAAGGGCAAGGGAGTTCATGGGTATCTACTACGATGCACAGGAAAAAATGAGCGCATCAGCTGTGCAGTATGTACGGGGAATGCCCGTCGTCAAGATATTCGGGCAAAGCGTCCGTTCGTTCCGTCAGTTCAATGCCGAGATTCAGGCATACAAGACATTCGCCTTGAAATGCTGTGACACCTACCAGAACGGGATGATTGCCTTTACCGTCTTGCTTAATTCGATGGTTACGTTTATTCTTCCTATGGGTATTCTGCTGTTGCAAGCCAGTCCGCAATCACTCTCATTGGCTGTGGTGTGGCTGTTTTTTATCATCATGGGACCGGGTATGGCTTCGCCCGTTTACAAACTGACTTTTTTAGGAGGGAATACGCGCGACATCAACGAAGGAGTAAACCGCATTGACCGCATACTGGAAAAGAAACCTGTGCCGGAGCCGGAACATCCGCAAGTGCCTGCCGCCTACGATGTGGAATTCCGACATGTGTCATTCTTCTACGAAAACACGGAACAGGGAACACGAACGGAAGCCTTGCGTGATGTCAGCTTCAAAGCTCCACAAGGAAAGATAACTGCCCTTGTCGGTCCGTCAGGAAGCGGCAAATCAACGGTTGCCAACCTGATACCCCGGTTCTGGGATGTGGAGCAAGGGGAAATTTGTATAGGAGGCATTGACATTCGTCAGATAGATACCGCAAAACTGATGGACATGGTTTCATTTGTATTTCAAGACACTTTCCTTTTTTACGACACATTATATGAGAACATTGCCGTAGGTTCTCCAGATGCTACAAAAGAAAAGGTAATAGCCGCTGCTAAAGCTGCCCAATGCCACGATTTCATAGAGCGTTTGCCGCAAGGCTACGAAACAAGGATAGGCGATAAAGGTGTATTCCTGTCCGGCGGTGAAGCCCAACGGATATGTGTAGCTCGTGCCATATTGAAGAATGCTCCGATACTGGTGTTGGACGAAGCCACTGCCTTCGCTGACCCTGAAAACGAGCATAAAATGCAGATGGCTTTGCAGTCACTGATAAAGGATAAAACGGTCATTGTGATTGCCCATCGCCTTTCTTCCATCATCTCCGCACATCAGATTGTCGTCATGAAAGAAGGACGCATTGTGCAATGCGGAAAGCATGAACAGCTGTCCGTGACGGAGGGTGTATATAAAAATATGTGGGATGCCTATACGAGCGCATACCATTGGACATTGAACAAAAACTAA
- a CDS encoding class I SAM-dependent methyltransferase: MRQKYEFKSIVAETLLIPLYMRAKESRRNNPILYDKAAEWLADSLEYDYSQFDGAKLSEVGCVVRGWYFDCAVRRFIKAHSHPVVVNVGCGLDTRFQRIGSQKAVFYDLDLPEVIALRRELIPEQPDNVYIEASLLETDWMDDLRRKHPEAEFIFIVEGVLMYFYEKQVKSFLHHVANRFGGGELWFDVCGTIMSRHGVKPDSLRKHEAQIRSGISNGYVVEQWEPSLKLIEQANYMKFFRSRWGFFFGQILGRIPWLCYKFSSLLGYKITSK; encoded by the coding sequence ATGAGACAGAAATACGAGTTTAAGAGTATTGTAGCGGAAACATTGCTTATTCCGCTATACATGAGAGCCAAAGAAAGTCGCCGGAATAATCCCATTCTATATGACAAGGCTGCGGAATGGCTGGCGGACAGTTTGGAATACGATTATTCCCAGTTCGACGGGGCAAAGTTGAGCGAAGTGGGATGCGTGGTGCGTGGATGGTATTTTGACTGCGCTGTGCGCCGATTTATTAAAGCACATTCGCATCCGGTCGTGGTCAATGTGGGATGTGGACTGGATACCCGTTTCCAGCGTATCGGAAGTCAGAAAGCAGTCTTTTATGATTTAGATTTGCCTGAGGTCATTGCTCTACGCCGGGAATTGATACCCGAACAGCCGGACAATGTCTATATTGAAGCGTCTTTGTTGGAGACCGACTGGATGGATGACCTGCGCCGGAAACACCCCGAAGCAGAATTTATCTTCATCGTGGAGGGGGTACTGATGTACTTCTACGAGAAGCAAGTAAAATCCTTCCTGCATCACGTGGCAAACCGTTTCGGGGGAGGTGAATTGTGGTTTGACGTGTGCGGCACGATAATGAGCCGACATGGTGTGAAGCCCGATTCGCTCCGCAAACACGAGGCTCAAATCCGTTCCGGCATAAGCAACGGGTATGTGGTGGAACAATGGGAACCGTCTTTAAAGCTCATTGAACAGGCTAACTATATGAAGTTCTTCCGTTCACGCTGGGGATTCTTCTTCGGGCAGATATTGGGGCGCATCCCTTGGCTCTGCTACAAATTCAGTTCATTGCTCGGATATAAAATCACATCAAAATAG
- a CDS encoding TetR/AcrR family transcriptional regulator: MQVLKEDIRGRILTIARQQFEKKGYSKTSMREIAELSGVGVGNIYNYFTNKDELFREVVRPVLCALEAMLQEHHGIRGEDIMMMRSEKYLKSCIDEYVSLIDKHRSLMEILLFRAQGSSLERFRENYTDRSTELVKAWFASMQRKHPEINTAVSDFIIHLHTVWMFTMFEELLMHSVPRQEMEAILHDYILFEIQGWRAIIKI, encoded by the coding sequence ATGCAAGTGCTGAAAGAGGACATAAGGGGTCGGATATTGACGATTGCCAGACAGCAATTCGAGAAGAAAGGCTATTCCAAGACTTCCATGCGCGAAATAGCGGAGTTGTCAGGTGTTGGCGTCGGGAATATCTATAACTACTTCACGAATAAAGATGAATTGTTCCGTGAAGTAGTCCGTCCTGTCTTATGCGCGTTGGAAGCCATGCTGCAAGAACACCACGGCATACGGGGCGAGGACATTATGATGATGCGGTCGGAAAAATACCTGAAATCCTGCATTGACGAATATGTTTCGCTTATAGACAAACACCGTTCGCTAATGGAAATACTGTTGTTCCGTGCGCAAGGTTCTTCATTGGAACGCTTCCGTGAGAATTATACCGACCGTTCCACGGAATTGGTTAAGGCGTGGTTCGCGTCCATGCAGCGGAAACATCCCGAAATCAATACGGCTGTGTCCGATTTTATCATTCATTTGCATACGGTATGGATGTTCACGATGTTCGAGGAGCTATTGATGCATTCCGTACCCCGGCAAGAGATGGAGGCTATTTTGCACGATTATATCCTGTTTGAAATCCAAGGTTGGAGGGCTATTATCAAGATATGA
- a CDS encoding helix-turn-helix domain-containing protein, whose protein sequence is MEVLIFQKEAFEEMAAKFSRFSDRVNELLAKQGGKSLNRWMDNQEVCRQLNISPRTLQTLRDNGTLAYSQINHKVFYRPEDVLRIVKPVGNKRATKSI, encoded by the coding sequence ATGGAAGTATTGATTTTTCAGAAAGAGGCGTTTGAGGAAATGGCGGCGAAGTTCAGCCGCTTCTCCGACCGTGTGAACGAACTCCTTGCCAAACAAGGCGGCAAGTCATTAAACCGCTGGATGGACAACCAAGAGGTCTGCCGACAGTTGAACATCAGTCCGCGCACCTTACAGACGCTGCGTGATAACGGCACGCTGGCCTATTCGCAGATAAACCACAAGGTGTTTTACCGACCGGAAGATGTGCTGCGCATCGTCAAGCCTGTGGGGAACAAACGTGCGACCAAAAGTATTTGA
- a CDS encoding helix-turn-helix domain-containing protein codes for MSEMITKNHALIAEFGDSLDRLLDGIENFMANSRPTLGGERFLTDREVSARLKVSRRTLQDYRNNGVVSYYQLGGKILYKESDIESMLAANYREAFR; via the coding sequence ATGAGTGAAATGATTACCAAGAACCATGCGCTTATCGCTGAGTTCGGCGACAGCCTTGACCGTCTGTTGGACGGCATCGAGAACTTCATGGCAAACAGCCGTCCGACATTAGGCGGTGAACGCTTCCTGACGGACAGGGAGGTGTCGGCACGGCTGAAAGTGAGCCGACGCACCTTGCAGGATTACCGCAACAACGGGGTGGTGTCCTATTACCAGTTGGGCGGCAAGATTCTGTACAAGGAATCAGACATCGAAAGTATGCTTGCCGCCAATTACCGGGAAGCGTTCAGATAG
- a CDS encoding transporter gives MSMERGIITITENGAVAMPTAPVWMTQQEMSDAFNVFGCHIRKAVHAIYKNGELLESETKRYIRQDNGINYDVYSLEMVIAVSFKLRGRESMAFRQFIMGRLTMNNRQSVNLFFSLSPSRGKRAGN, from the coding sequence ATGAGTATGGAACGGGGAATAATCACAATCACAGAAAACGGGGCGGTTGCCATGCCGACCGCTCCCGTCTGGATGACGCAGCAGGAAATGTCCGATGCGTTCAATGTGTTCGGCTGCCACATCCGCAAGGCTGTCCATGCCATATACAAGAATGGCGAATTGTTGGAAAGCGAAACGAAGCGGTACATCAGGCAGGACAACGGGATAAACTACGATGTTTACAGCCTTGAAATGGTGATAGCCGTTTCCTTCAAGTTAAGAGGTCGGGAAAGCATGGCTTTCCGGCAGTTCATCATGGGCAGGCTGACCATGAACAACAGACAGTCCGTCAACCTTTTCTTTTCGCTCTCCCCGTCACGTGGAAAGAGAGCGGGAAATTGA
- a CDS encoding site-specific integrase — MRSTFNILYYINRNKVKADGTTAIQCRISIDGRQNAFSTGIYCKAEDWNAKTGETKEQRTNNRLDELRKRIGQAYDDLLRRDGVVSAELLKNEITKVSAAPTTLLQIGEEERERLRVRSKEINSTSSYRQSKSTQAYLREYLLSLKMKDIALEDVTEDFGYGFKQYVKEKGCRASHVNHCMTWLNRLLYIAVDKGLLRFNPTADVPYEKKDAPQLRHISRSQLMYIMEHPMTNKWQELVRRTFIFSAFTALSYVDVQELYPRHIGRTVDGRRYIRILRKKTGVESFIPLHPVAEQILDLYNTEDDTKPVFPMPNRDMIWYAIHEIGVLAGVKGSLSYHQSRHTFGTLLMSAGIPIESISKMMGHTNIRTTQAYAKVTDDKISEDMDRLMQVRKANGLTKNDDR, encoded by the coding sequence ATGCGCAGCACATTTAACATATTGTACTACATCAACCGCAACAAGGTCAAGGCGGACGGAACCACCGCCATCCAGTGCCGTATTTCCATTGACGGCAGACAGAACGCTTTTTCAACGGGTATCTACTGCAAAGCGGAGGACTGGAACGCCAAGACGGGCGAGACAAAAGAACAACGCACTAACAACAGGCTGGACGAACTTCGGAAACGTATCGGGCAGGCGTATGACGACCTGCTGAGAAGGGACGGGGTAGTCAGTGCGGAACTGTTGAAGAACGAAATTACCAAGGTGAGCGCCGCACCCACGACCCTGCTGCAAATCGGGGAGGAGGAACGGGAACGGTTGAGGGTGCGCTCGAAGGAAATCAACTCCACTTCCAGCTACCGCCAGTCCAAGAGCACGCAGGCTTACCTGCGGGAATACCTGTTATCCTTGAAAATGAAGGACATTGCCCTTGAAGACGTCACGGAGGACTTCGGCTACGGCTTTAAACAATATGTAAAGGAGAAAGGATGCAGAGCCTCCCATGTGAACCACTGCATGACGTGGCTCAACAGGTTGCTCTACATCGCGGTGGACAAGGGGCTGCTCCGCTTCAACCCTACGGCGGACGTGCCTTACGAAAAGAAGGACGCACCGCAACTCAGGCATATCAGCCGTAGCCAGTTGATGTACATCATGGAGCATCCCATGACGAACAAGTGGCAGGAGCTGGTGCGCAGGACGTTCATTTTCTCGGCATTCACCGCACTCTCGTATGTGGACGTGCAGGAACTTTACCCGCGCCATATCGGCAGGACGGTTGATGGCAGGCGGTACATCCGCATCCTGCGCAAGAAGACGGGCGTGGAGTCGTTCATCCCCCTGCATCCGGTGGCGGAACAGATACTCGACCTTTATAACACTGAGGATGACACCAAGCCCGTGTTCCCGATGCCCAACCGCGACATGATTTGGTATGCCATCCATGAAATCGGAGTGCTGGCGGGAGTGAAAGGCTCGCTCAGCTACCATCAAAGCCGCCACACGTTCGGAACCCTGCTGATGTCCGCCGGGATACCGATAGAAAGCATCAGCAAGATGATGGGACACACCAATATCCGAACCACGCAGGCATATGCAAAGGTGACAGACGACAAGATATCGGAGGACATGGACAGGCTGATGCAGGTCAGGAAAGCCAACGGATTGACGAAAAACGATGATAGATGA
- a CDS encoding site-specific integrase, whose amino-acid sequence MKIEKFKVLLYLKRSVTDKSGKAPIMGRITVNRTMAQFSCKLSCAPELWNARESRLDGKSREAVETNARIDRLLMSINTAFDTLVSRRMDFDAAAVRDLFQGGMENRMTLLKLLDRHIEEIKSLIGTEYSSRTLPNYVYTRRRLAEFIAKRHKVADLAFCQLNEQFIREFQEYVVIENGLGIETVRHYLSVLKKVCRIAFKEGHADICHFEHYPLPRQKERTPRALSREDFERLRDLEIEEHRWSHNVTRDLFLFACYTGTSYIDAVSVTPDNLSKDDDGALWLKYQRGKNGKLSRVKLLPEAIELIDKYHSKSRKTLLPHIEHAALMWNLSSLRVMAGIKGPLTYHMGRHSFSTLITLENGVPIETVSKMLGHSDISTTQIYARVTPKKLFDDMDRYIEATKDMKLIL is encoded by the coding sequence ATGAAGATTGAGAAATTCAAGGTGCTGCTCTACCTGAAAAGGAGCGTGACGGACAAGTCGGGCAAGGCCCCGATAATGGGAAGGATTACAGTGAACCGGACAATGGCGCAGTTCAGTTGCAAGCTGTCCTGTGCGCCGGAGTTGTGGAACGCGAGGGAAAGCCGTCTGGACGGCAAGAGCCGGGAAGCGGTGGAGACGAATGCGAGGATAGACAGGCTGCTGATGTCCATAAACACCGCATTCGACACGCTCGTCAGCCGTAGGATGGATTTTGACGCAGCGGCGGTCAGGGACTTGTTCCAAGGAGGCATGGAAAACCGCATGACACTCCTGAAACTGCTCGACAGGCATATTGAGGAAATCAAGTCGCTCATCGGGACGGAGTATTCCTCCCGTACCCTGCCGAACTACGTATATACCCGGAGAAGGCTGGCAGAGTTCATCGCCAAGCGGCACAAGGTCGCCGACCTTGCCTTCTGCCAGTTGAACGAGCAGTTCATACGGGAGTTTCAGGAATATGTAGTCATTGAAAACGGGCTGGGCATAGAAACGGTACGCCACTACCTGTCCGTGTTGAAGAAGGTCTGCCGCATCGCTTTCAAGGAAGGCCATGCGGACATCTGCCACTTCGAGCATTATCCGCTTCCGAGACAGAAAGAGCGTACCCCGAGGGCGTTGAGCCGTGAGGACTTCGAGAGGCTGCGCGACTTGGAGATAGAGGAGCACCGCTGGTCGCACAACGTCACCCGCGACCTTTTCCTCTTTGCCTGCTATACGGGTACTTCCTACATTGACGCGGTATCAGTCACGCCTGACAATCTCTCCAAAGATGATGACGGCGCATTGTGGCTGAAATACCAGCGCGGCAAGAACGGAAAACTGTCGCGTGTGAAGCTGCTGCCGGAAGCCATCGAACTGATAGACAAATACCACAGCAAGTCGCGCAAGACGCTGCTCCCTCATATAGAACATGCCGCGTTGATGTGGAACCTTTCAAGCCTGAGGGTCATGGCAGGGATTAAAGGCCCGCTTACCTACCATATGGGACGGCACTCGTTCTCGACCCTGATAACGCTTGAGAACGGCGTGCCCATCGAAACGGTGAGCAAGATGCTCGGACATTCGGATATCAGCACCACGCAGATATACGCGCGTGTCACTCCGAAAAAACTGTTCGACGATATGGACAGGTACATCGAGGCGACCAAGGACATGAAACTTATTCTTTAA
- a CDS encoding protein-tyrosine kinase, translating to MSAREIEFGSITIDAENNHVSVTFSQDGTVWMTETEIARLFGVFPVAIRSNIRAIYKDKRMNEYRTHQITGRGDLYSLEMIAALSFRVRTMESEAFREWLLYRPQHKMVVMQIESDELCPVS from the coding sequence ATGAGTGCACGCGAAATAGAATTCGGATCAATCACCATCGATGCGGAAAACAACCACGTCTCAGTTACATTCTCGCAGGATGGAACCGTCTGGATGACCGAAACGGAGATTGCCCGGCTCTTCGGGGTTTTCCCCGTGGCCATCAGAAGCAATATCCGGGCAATCTATAAAGATAAACGGATGAATGAATACCGCACGCATCAAATTACCGGACGCGGCGATCTCTACAGTCTGGAGATGATTGCCGCCCTCTCGTTCCGGGTGCGCACCATGGAATCCGAAGCATTCCGGGAATGGCTGCTTTATCGGCCGCAGCACAAAATGGTCGTCATGCAGATCGAATCGGATGAACTTTGTCCGGTAAGTTAG
- a CDS encoding transposase yields the protein MAKVQNFSEISPDLPFTEFDFYELYRRTFETSELGKIRKRLPLGEMAENFGLISKSMRAKKGRKTYFTPEGKVALMFLKMYTGLSSPRLMEHLNGNVHYQLFCDLRIDPMHPLTNYKLLDDVFSELARGLKIQQQQEILARAWKPYMKDLDTMYTDATCYESEMRYPTDAKLLWEGIEKSYEIMCTLSAKLNVHRPRTKYVDVEKANLSYRKRRRHTKVQTRKLTRRLLNLLGKILKETRTLERENAGAEKLLTARQKSDIEIITRVYRQQKAHFENNNPRESVKDRIVSISKPYVRPIVRGKEVKSVEFGAKCNNIQVDGLSFIEKLSFNAFNEGTRLTHCLKMHRKLFGVDAKKVGGDAGYAGSANRGYCKDRGIQTSFVKRGRPSLEKKENDIIRNELARVRATRMEGSFGTQKEHYGLKRIKARTKLTEILYIFFGIHTANAVQLVRREVNEIAQAA from the coding sequence ATGGCTAAGGTACAAAATTTCTCTGAAATATCACCCGATCTTCCTTTCACGGAGTTCGATTTTTATGAATTGTATAGGCGGACGTTCGAGACTAGCGAGCTGGGAAAAATCAGGAAGAGGCTGCCGCTTGGTGAGATGGCAGAGAACTTTGGACTGATAAGCAAGAGCATGAGAGCGAAGAAAGGGCGAAAAACATACTTCACCCCGGAGGGTAAGGTTGCGCTGATGTTCCTGAAGATGTACACAGGTCTGAGCAGCCCGAGGTTGATGGAGCATCTTAACGGCAACGTCCACTATCAGCTCTTCTGCGATTTGAGAATAGACCCGATGCATCCTCTGACGAACTACAAACTTCTGGACGACGTGTTTTCGGAACTGGCCCGCGGGCTGAAGATCCAACAGCAGCAGGAGATACTGGCAAGAGCCTGGAAACCGTACATGAAGGACCTGGATACGATGTATACGGATGCAACCTGTTACGAGAGCGAGATGCGCTATCCTACGGATGCGAAGCTTCTGTGGGAAGGAATAGAGAAGTCATATGAGATAATGTGCACTCTGAGTGCCAAGCTGAATGTGCACCGTCCGAGGACGAAGTACGTAGACGTAGAGAAGGCCAACCTGTCGTACAGGAAGCGGCGCAGGCATACGAAAGTCCAGACCAGGAAACTGACCAGACGCCTGCTCAACCTTTTGGGGAAGATACTGAAGGAGACCCGCACACTGGAGAGGGAGAATGCAGGCGCGGAGAAATTGCTGACAGCCAGACAGAAGAGCGATATTGAAATCATCACAAGAGTGTACCGCCAGCAGAAGGCCCACTTCGAGAACAACAATCCTCGCGAGAGTGTCAAGGACAGGATAGTGAGCATCAGCAAGCCGTATGTGAGGCCAATCGTGAGAGGCAAGGAAGTGAAGAGCGTAGAGTTTGGTGCGAAGTGCAACAACATCCAGGTTGACGGACTCTCATTCATCGAGAAGCTGTCATTCAATGCCTTCAACGAGGGAACCAGGCTTACGCACTGCCTGAAGATGCACCGAAAGCTCTTCGGTGTGGACGCGAAGAAGGTCGGAGGAGATGCAGGCTATGCCGGCAGCGCCAACAGGGGGTACTGCAAGGATAGAGGAATACAGACGTCATTTGTCAAGCGTGGCCGTCCGTCCTTGGAAAAGAAAGAGAACGACATCATCCGCAACGAGCTGGCGAGGGTGAGGGCAACGAGGATGGAAGGCTCGTTCGGAACGCAGAAGGAACACTATGGCCTGAAACGCATCAAGGCAAGGACGAAGTTGACCGAAATCCTGTACATCTTCTTTGGCATCCACACGGCGAATGCAGTACAGCTCGTCCGGCGGGAAGTCAACGAAATTGCTCAGGCTGCCTGA
- a CDS encoding IS256 family transposase, whose protein sequence is MSERFDYEQFKANAIEQLKAGVPLSGKDGVLAPLLENLLNSALEGEMDSHLEGVEREYGNRRNGHMSKQVQTSMGEITINTPRDRDGTFDPQVVRKREKILADSLADRIIGLYAIGNSTREISDILEEQFGNRISAETISSITDRVLPEIQAWKSRALESVYPIVWLDAVHYKVMDEKNRPVTRAIYNVLALNSEGRKELLGMYISKSEGANFWLGVLTDLQSRGVRDILIACVDGLKGFPDAIASVFPETTVQLCIVHQIRNSIKYMASKRQKEFMKDLKQVYQAVNKDAAEQALDELELKWGEDYPIVIKSWRDNWERLSAYFQYSEHIRRIIYTTNTVEGYHRQLRKVTKNKGVFPNDTALEKLVSMAFTRIRRKWTQPVQNWGQTAQQLAILFPDRFRILS, encoded by the coding sequence ATGAGCGAAAGATTTGATTACGAACAGTTCAAGGCGAACGCCATAGAACAATTGAAGGCGGGAGTACCACTATCCGGCAAGGACGGAGTATTGGCACCGCTGTTGGAGAATCTGCTTAACAGCGCGCTGGAAGGAGAGATGGACAGCCATCTGGAAGGAGTAGAACGGGAGTACGGGAATCGGCGCAACGGGCACATGAGCAAGCAGGTCCAGACCTCGATGGGCGAAATAACGATCAACACGCCGCGGGACAGGGACGGGACATTCGACCCGCAGGTTGTCCGGAAGAGGGAGAAGATACTGGCGGACTCATTGGCGGACAGGATAATAGGGCTGTATGCCATCGGGAACAGCACGAGGGAGATAAGCGACATACTGGAGGAGCAGTTCGGGAACAGGATATCGGCGGAGACGATCAGCAGCATCACGGACAGGGTGCTGCCGGAGATCCAGGCATGGAAGAGCCGGGCGCTGGAAAGCGTCTATCCCATAGTATGGCTTGATGCGGTGCATTATAAGGTGATGGACGAGAAGAACCGTCCTGTGACCAGAGCCATATATAATGTTCTGGCACTCAATTCGGAAGGCCGCAAGGAATTGCTCGGGATGTACATATCCAAGAGCGAGGGTGCGAACTTCTGGCTGGGTGTCCTGACCGACCTCCAGAGCAGAGGAGTCCGGGACATCCTCATAGCGTGCGTTGACGGGCTGAAGGGTTTCCCGGATGCGATAGCGAGCGTCTTTCCCGAGACCACGGTGCAGTTGTGTATAGTCCACCAGATACGCAACTCGATAAAGTATATGGCCAGCAAGCGGCAGAAGGAGTTCATGAAGGATCTGAAGCAGGTCTACCAGGCGGTGAATAAGGATGCGGCGGAACAGGCTCTGGATGAGCTGGAACTGAAGTGGGGCGAGGACTATCCGATAGTCATCAAGAGCTGGCGTGACAACTGGGAAAGGCTCAGCGCGTACTTCCAATACTCCGAACACATACGGCGCATAATATACACCACCAACACCGTGGAGGGCTACCACCGCCAGTTGCGTAAGGTCACCAAGAACAAGGGGGTCTTTCCGAACGACACAGCCCTCGAAAAACTTGTGTCTATGGCATTTACAAGAATCAGACGCAAGTGGACGCAGCCTGTCCAGAACTGGGGTCAGACTGCCCAGCAACTGGCCATCCTGTTCCCGGACAGGTTCAGGATACTGTCCTGA